Within the Apostichopus japonicus isolate 1M-3 chromosome 6, ASM3797524v1, whole genome shotgun sequence genome, the region AAAAGCAAGAACCTGGCTAATCCTTCAGGACTGAACTGGTAGCTATTAAATCAACAAACACTGTGTTTGTGGTGGTCAAATCTCTGACCAACCATGAACCATGCAAGTTAAATTGTCCTAcaaatgcccaaaccttactGCCTTATAAAAGAATCGTCGCACAGTTGAGTGAGAATCGGCCAACCAAAGACCGCAGACAATGGGGGATGTCTCGCCTATAAGATATGGGGGAGCTTGTGTAGGTACTCCTCTGTTAACTGTCATGGACTCCATGGGTGGCCTCTGTGAATGCGGCCAGCATGTCCTGTTGTTGAAAGTTTAGGAGGACAGCTAATTGGctaaattattattgttgttgtctTTTGTTCCAATTCGACCTTCGACACCTATGGAATTCTGGTCATTAGGGACAAAAGAGTAAACCATCTTGGTCCACAAAAGGAGAGAGGGAGGGCGGGGTCATTTCTATTTGATTCACAAACTGTTTGTACCATGTTTACCTATAAACAGTAAAGAAAAAGAAGCTGTCCCAAAACAtgggattattattattattatcgaaaGGGAATTTGAACAATTAATACATGACGTTGTGTCTGTCACGGAAAAACAGAAAGTCAGAGGACGAGGAATGCAAAAGGGCGGAAGGTAATTTGATCTGTTTACGTGACAGTTGACGGAGGAGATGGCTTGATAGATGACAAAATCAAAATGGCCTTTTCTTCCCTAGTTTTCCTAAATTTAATGACGTGATTAACTGGAAAACATGTTTTTGGCTAAATTCTACTAACTAGGGCAAAGATTGTTTGGACTTATTTTCTATTATTTAATTGATACGTATAGTTTTAAAGTAACTGAACTCATCCAAATGAGATATCAGGATGAAAGTAACAAATTGCATCGATTCTTGGCGATACTTTGTTATGATTTCTGAACTTTTTGCGGAATTTTTTGAAAGACCAAGGAAATAGTTGGATGGAAATGTTAGGCAGTTTTTTTTCCAAGCTGCATTACTCCCTATCACTAacttcaagggcgtaggaaccgggggggctggggggggtgccagcccccccagtgaaaaatgtggaggggcggaagtatcattccgctcCCCCGCTtggcaagtcagaaaacccctttttcatttccaaatgagaaaaaaaatctcatttggagcaccaaattgcatctaaggcctggtgaaaatacaaaattaagtttacaaaatggagtgggtgttgaagtgtgctatattgcaccaaattgcatctgaggctacctggaaatgcaaaaaattccaaaggggagggggacaccccctccccttagacctctcccccaggccggccatcagtcttcagcccccccactcaaaagtaccttcctatgccactgaCTAACTTCAGCACTCTTCGGCTAAGGGCCAGAATGCTTAGCGGAAATTTCATTGTAGTTAGTTTGTAGTGATATTTGTACCCTTTCAATATCTTTAATCTTCTCTTACATTCCCCAGGTGAGAAATCATTTGTATTGGTCACGAAAGACACTACAGTCGCAGATAATCTCAAGAATCATTTTGATCTGGCAACATCGGTCCAACCACCAAGGGAACGACTATCTTACATCGCCAATCCAGGTAAGCAGATCGACCGATTTGGAACTTCATATTTGATCTTTCTAATTGCTGCAGGTATGAGATGATCATTCATGCTGAGACCTGCAGTATAAATCTATTTGCAACCAGGTGACTCGGTTAAGTTGCCTCATAATATATCTCAAAATAATAGAACTTGCTGAATGAGGACACCAACTTAATTATGTTTGTGTTAATCCTGCTCGGTTCTCTTTCGAACCACCATTAGTCGTGATTAGTTTTATTTATAGCCTACGCAAACATTCTGTGGGTTGTGTAAACTTAAATAGAATATAACTTATAATCCAATTTGACCGCAAGGTCAGGATTTTGTTTTCGTAGACTTAGAGCCTACCGACACCATATTTTTCCTCCTAAGGTCATCCTAACAAGTTTGAATCCTATCTCGGCTTAGTACTCTTTGCCTTCTGAAAGTTGCAACTAATTACCTGGTTAGTCGGTATTGTAGAATTGTTGGAAATAGTTTTTTCTTATCCAGTAAAACAAGTTGTTGTCTGTGCTTTCGTTGACCAGGCTTCCAACAAATACAGCCAAGCAACAGTGGTGTATCTTCTTCCAATAATGGCCCAGGTGGTCATGGCAACCATGGATCTCAAAATGGAGGCAACTTCGTACACAAGAGAAACCAGGACGAGTACGGGGTTCAGGAGCCGCTGCACAATGTCAACGGTGATATATGCAGGGCGAACAGCTGCTCAGAGCACGGTTCCCAAAAATCATTCGGTTCAAGGAGACAGTTTGAAGAGTTGAGGGCCAGGACAAACAGCCATGATAGTAGCTCTGAGCCATCTGTCTTTGATCCCCTTCTCAAGCCTCTCAGCAGCAGCAAAGAACAACAAAATTGCATCCCGATGCACGGTTTGCCTTCCAGCTCTCTACCAAGTGGAGCGGCAGCAGTAGCTGCAAATGGACATGGTGACTTTGGATTTTGGAAACCATCTTACAGCCATCAGGAGGAAACAATGTTTTTGTACGAATGCACGTCGGGGAGCCCTGCTCCAGTCAGGGAGCAAAATTACGAAGTTATGAATTTATTCGACCACATTCGTCACCAACACCATCACGATCACGCTGCTGCATCACAAAGCTGTCAACGTGCAGGATGCTCAGAATGCGGAGACCGTGGTGCATCCGTGGTGGTGCACCAGGGGCACGGAGAAGACTTCTCGAACGAAGAAACTAGATACATGAATCTCTTCACAAGGAGAGCAGATGGCCACATCCCTCCATCTGTTCCTCTGTCACCACTCTTCATCCCAAAACATTCAGAGGCAAGAGATAATGGTAGCCCAACTCTCTCACACAACTCATATTCCTTCTTGCCAAACAAACAGATTGTAAATCTAAATGGAACTGAACTGCCAAGTCCAGCCGTCGTCATAAGTGCAACGGCTTTAGTTCCAGTACCTTTCGACCACGAGTCGTTGGTCAAACCGTCAGGTCCCATCGCAATGCTTAAGTCTCCTAACAGTCCCAACAAGTCTTCAGAAGGCTCATCGGCTGCGACCGATAAAGTCGAGACCAAAGAGACTAAAGAAGCTAGATCAGTAGCAAGCGGTGCGTCTAATGTTGAAACAGGGAGTAAAACCACTACGTCACATCACAGACAAAGACAAAACTCATTTCCGGCTGAGAACAGCTTGAGGATGCCAAGGAAGTACTCCATGCCACCTGTATCTGGCAATTTATTAGCAGATACCAGACAAAACTCTTACGACCTTCAGGGTGAGTAAAATCTGacctttgaaaatattaaaatctacCACTGTAACCCTAATTTCTTTTTCGGTTCAACATGTTCTGTTTTCATCTCACCATGATGAGGCGCTCAACATTTTGGAATTTAAATCGTACATGTGCAATGTGAAATCCATACGTTTTAGAGGGGGAAGTAGCCTTGTATGGGTGGATGGTAGGTTGGTTggttaggggttggggggggagaGTGGTGTGGGTGGGTGGAACTGATGGAATCAGTAATCTTAGATATCAGACTATCTCTGTTTATTTTATCTGTGAGTCCTTGTAAGTTAAACCATGCTCAATTTGTCTTTACCATGCACATGCCATTAGTAACCGGTCACATGCCATTAGTAACCGGCCATTAGTAACCGGTCACTACTGGGCAATCACCCTTCTTCTCATTCTACAGAAATTTCAAAGAATGCCGTAAGATTggactatataaatataaataccatatattaaagtgatgttatcatgaaataaaacatgctcaagagcactgtacaaaagaaccaatacctggaatataacattaccaaacttaagaaaacctaaaagtaataacaacagcaataaaagtaaacaatgatataagacagggtaataaaccacaataaagaacataaaaatataaataaaaatggacacagtaatgtgaataaaacaacaatAAGATTAATGCCTATACTCAAGtctaaaaagataagttttcaaattcttcttaaaagtgtcaacAGGTGTGATATTTCTCAAGTGATGAGGaagagaattccagagtttAGGACCTGCTGCACTGAACGAACAATCTCCATATGTGACTTTGTTAGTACGAGGAATGACTAGAGAAAGATGATTTTGGGACCGTAATGCTCTAGCTGGAGTGTAACTGAGATTGGACTCCATTATCCATTCAAGTCTACTTTGCTGGTCTCCATCAATCTATCTTTCGTTGATCACTGCTTTGCTTGGTCTCTCATTACCTAAGAATGCTATTTTAATGTCACCAGAAAGACAGGTAACCTTGTCACACAGTTTGTAAATTATCCAAACCTGGTAAGTGTTTTGGGTATTTAAGGATTACAGTACAATGTCATTTATAATTTATTCTACATTCCTATCTTGAACAGCTCAACCACCAGAGTTACCACCTAGAATACCGCCAAGAGAACCATTCCTGCCCTCTCCACCACCGTATGGTATACGTCAGCGTTGTTACACGGACTCTGTCTATGCAGTGAAGGGGGCACGTGCCTCGGGGGCAGAGTCTGACTGTGGGTACCTGATGATGAAGCCTGCGTACGAAGAGAAGCTCCAGACGGTCCCGATGAGATCTAGGAGTGTCGCATCCTCCCCAGTGGATGTGGCTATACCCACATCACCTCTGGGCGTAGCCTCCAGGGTTTACAACAATCGTTACTTGGGAGTCTGGGACAGGAGAAATGTCTCTCCAAGTCTGACTCGCTCCTACAGCGGTAAGGTCGACCCTAATTTCAGATTACTGAAGAGATCTGCCACAGTGGCTACAAATCTTACACGACAAGGGAGGGACTTGAGCGTCTCGACGAGACGGGGAAGTATGCCCTCTCCTGGAGGGTCTCGCATTAATCCCAAACGGTCATTCTCCACGGTGACCAGTCACGTGCCAAGACCGAGGACCAGCAGAGACTATGCAACCATCAACCCGGAATCAATCGCTCTAAAAGCCCAAGGGTCCTCCTCCCGCCGTTGCTCGCAAGAGAACATTCTGTCCtgcgaacattcgtttaattttTCCGACACTTCGGGATCCGGTGCTGATGTCACCTATTCCTCCTCTAGTCTCTCCGATTTGTCCTCCCAGGCATCCAACAGTCGAGCGAGCTCATTCGGAAGTCAGTCAGGGGTGGGACTCCTCTACCAGAGAGGGTGCCCGACCAGCAAAGACTGTAAAGATGACATCATCAACGATGTTAACGGCAACAGATAACAGGACGGTTGTCAAGAAATTGCAATCTTTCCATAATTTGTAATCCAACAATTTTAATTCAAAAATTTCAATCCTTTTTGCATATATGTTTCTAAAATGGTGGTAACGATTGAAAATGGCCAAATATTATAATTTCATTCAGCTCGTTTAAACGACTGAATCAATTTTAAATATCTTTCATAACAGCTCATGACAGTTTGATTGTTCTGTGTGTGGACAAAGTCCATCATATCTTTTGGACAAAATTAAGTAGCTTGTTTTTTGGCTATATGTAATTGGTTCTTTGATCCTATAAGGTTTCAAAAACAATTTTAGAGAACTACTGCTATGGCACAGAAACAAAGTGTGTTCGAAGTAATCACAACATCCAGGGAAAAATTAATTTGTTATCGTATCGCAATACGCCATtgaaaatgggcaaattgctataacGAGGGCAAAGATGCGTAGCAGTTTTATTTACACACAAACAATTGTATTTTATGAGAGGCAGAACTTTGTATCCTTAATTTAAACCTGCTTAACCAAAATTTGAATAGTAATTTATTCTCTATCTCATAGTCTTGATGATTGTGCTTGTTATAAGTATACAATAGGAATGTTAATGGAAGAGGATAATGGAAGAGGATATGGGGtagatgaggggggggggggggggaaggaccCAGAGAGGGCATATAGAGGGACAGATGGCTGTTTGCATTAATGGCACAGCAGAGAGATAATGTgataaataagtaaaaaagaaaGGAAGTCACAGAAAAACACCCCTTTAAAACCCCTCCTTCACTTCACAGGACTGTAAAACTGGTAGATTAAAAAGACATATGGTTTGGATATTTAGGAAATATTCAGAAAATTAAAACCTGCAGAATTATTTTGTTCCACTGCCAATTTCAGCAGACGAAACGCTACAGTATGGTCAATACAGATGTCTTTTACACACAGAGTGGATCGCAGATTGTTATATAGAAATCTGATAAAGTCCTTTAATTACATGTCATGCATATATCGCCAGACTTGGCTATGTGTTATACATAAATCAGTCTGGTTTAAAGCTATGCAAAAACTGTTGTCTGGCTGATAAATTCCCATTTTTCTAGCCAAAATTGCTATTTCATATCTCTGCTCCATATCCACCAAGCTATCCGTCAATGTAGTGCTGATGTGTTTTATAGATATCCTAGTATGACTTATATTAGACTCTACTACCAGCTAGTGTTGAGCACAATAATGGCTCATACCAGTAATCTATACTTTTATTActatatttgtgtatatatatataaaaaaaaatatatatatatatatatatatatatatatatatatatatatatatatatacatatatatatatataaatatatatatatacatatatatatatacatacagaattggttagcatcatgattgatctctagagtaaggcaaaatatgtcaccaaaatagaactagcattgttcgatggTGGCAAAAGCCTACAGTAGAATTACGACATTCTTACTggttcgaacctctggacatacaatcagcatccatagcctcGTTGTTTAGGGTCtccgcatataaagcaggaggccCGGATTCGATTATATATTGCTTTCATCTCAGTTCTGTTTGCACAGTTCTTTCATATCGAAACTCAATGTATTTGACATGAAGGCACATTAATACTGTGCTGTATTTAATGTTATCAAACATGTTACGTCATTGCTATTCTGAGGCATATATGGAAGGTTGCTTTCTGGCTCCCTcgccttacccccccccccacccacatctATAAAATCTGATTCTGACATGTCCTAATAATCCAGGTTTGACTGTATATCACTTTATCTGTCGGTCTCCATTAGTCTTACAAGTTGTTTTTAAACAAGTTATCAATACTACAGTCAGCGAAAGTCATATTGCGAAGGAAAAACAGTTCCaaatatctgttatttgtagCATTACTACTACTGCTAATACGTATTCCTACACTCTGTATCAAATGTCTGTACACACTCAATGTAATTCAGTCTGATGTCATTTCCTAAGACTGTCACATGAAATTCCTGACATAACCaaagtaaaaaataagaaaaacaattttgttgtgTAACATGTGATTTCATTCTTATGGAGTCAGAATTCTTTTGTACTTAACTGATATTTGTCAGGTTGAGGTAATAGGTTTATGAAgtgattttgaaatattttgtttgttgacGATTTTTGAGGTCATTCCGAACGTTTCCGACGTATTCTTTGAATGGCTCTGTCTTGGGCCTCGGGctgtttttcaaaaatttgaaatgcattttcGGTCAAAATAACCGTGTAATAATAGTTTTAAAcagggggggaaaaaaaatatcagtgtGAAATATTTAATCTGACATACAGTGAAAAATAAGTCTTAAGGGTTTTAAAATGCCTTTGCTATTTtcccaaagaaaatatttggtgTTAGTAGTAGTGTAAAAACTGTATTGAATAATTGGTAAGAAATACATTGTTCTTTAAAGTAATATCTATAGACTAGTTTATGGTGTATGACATTTGAGCGATTGTGTTCAACCATCTAGGAAATTCTTGGGCAAGATTTAGAGATGAAATGATGCAGGTTTTCAACCGGGCTATGCAGTATTTACAAACCACCATTAGGTGCATGATAAGTCACAGGGAGTGATCTTAATgtaagtgggggagggggaggagggggggggcacaacttcAAGAGGAAGTGTGATTTTATGGCTGTGAATTGAAGgagaaaatgttaatttttttctacAGTTGCAAGCTTTGTTACGTGTACGCTCAGTTTTATCATTCTTTATGCGATTTCAGTGACCTAAAACAACAACTGATGTTTTTTGCTTTTATGTATCGAATTTGATACCGGCACATTTCAGCAAATTCAACACAACTGTATATTACCTAATTGTGGTCATTTTATCGTTAATGATTTAACGGTAACCCAAGCAACGGTCTACCCcgaataaatacaaatattgctCCAAAATATGTTGACTTACTTAATTTTGCTGGCGTGTAAATCTTTAGCATCTAGGAGGtgagtcattattatattaACAATGAATGCAGTGAACATCTGCTGCAAGGGAACCAGCCACTTATTACAATTCAAGCATTCTTCACAAATTAATCGATTATGGTAAGCTTCTTTAACATAGTAGGAAGGTTTAAAAAATACAACACATGTTTACAAGTATATGTCTAATTGTTGTTTGCTATCAGTGGTAGATCAGAAAATTGATTCCAAATTTTCTGGATCACTTGGTAAAAGATAACATCTTGATTGGCAGTTTTATAGCAATGATCATCATTGATGTATGAATTAAGGTTTGGAATAATTAATATGAATGGCAGGGGTAAATATAGTCACACATTCATTGTGGAGGCAGATCAGCTAAACAAAAAGTGGCCTCACTTTGGCCACAGTATTTGTGTTAGAATGAAGCAAGGGGTCAGCTTGACCATGGCATTTGCTTGACCATAGTGTTTGGGTATAACTTTGGCCATAGTATTTAAGTGGACTGAAATTGGTTTTGGTTATTGTTTGGTGTGTTGAATGTGGGTCTGTTTGGGTGGGCTGAATGTGGGTCTGTTTGGGTGGGTTGAATGTGGGTCTGTTTGGTCATGTTACTGCAGTGGGGATTTGTACACACTTTCGTCAACTGTGACTCTGTGTTTGTACTCCGCATGTTCAAGGGGTGGCGATTGATAATATTAAGAGTGTTGGATATGAAATAGCTGTTTTCAACAGGAACAGATTCATTCTAAGAATAAGTGATCTTCTGTGCTCAGATGCTCCTCACTTCTTGCCACAGATAATAAGAGTGTAATGGCTCAGCATATAGATTGCAGTACTTAAAAATCTGTTATCCTCTTGGGTGAGGGTTGAGGACTTGGAATAGAGTAAGATGCAGAAATATTGATGATGAGATGGGTAACACTGTCTGCTAGAAATGAAGTCGTACATGGTAGAAGTTTGAACACTTTAAAGTTAAATTCAGTTAAATATTCACCCTGGGTTCAAGTTTAAGTAACAGTTAGACAGATTTGTGCTGTGATTTTGTTGCAAACACCTGTATGCTTTGTGCTTCCTctgttgtgtatttttttttcctttttccttctctattttttcttatttgtttgatgtaatTGATGTTTGTGTAACAAGTGTTTACGTGACTGTGTAAACATGTAACAGTGAGGTTAAAAACCTCTCTTTTAAACCAATGTTCAGCAAAGCGTGACATAATCTTTGGTTCGGGTACTGAAGTTTTAATTAACAATTTTTGAATGAAGCAAAATTGACATAACTACTAGAAAAGAACTGTGGTGTCTAGTCCATAAGAGAGCATGGAAAATGCATTGGCGACTGGTGTAAACTTGTGTGGCCAGGTGATTTGtccggggggagggggtgggcaaGGTGATTTATCAGGGTCCTTTCAGCATAGCCTCTGAGGGAAAATACAGTTTATGTTAGGTAGCTAATTTTAGGTCATGTGCATAGCTACAGCGCTGTAATATAAGTCGCTATGAATTACGGCAGTGTTAGCACCATTGTGTTACACCCATCGCTGCAGTGTTTGGTATTTCTTCACAGCATAGTTAATTCCACGTAATGACATCTCAGGTATTCAGAAGGCAATGAAACTGCTGTGGTGCCTATGGGGTACGATTAATATCACAtgttgggagggggaaggtaGGTGGGGGGAGGACCATGGACCTGTTGACCCCACCTTAAATCTGGCAAAGGTATAAGGGCAAGGAGTCACTGATTCTAGTTATCTTTTAACATTGTGTTACACATTTGGGCATATcaattaccaaaataaaaaaaactctcACCTCTGTTCTAGGAGGGAGAATCTCAAATATGATGTGGTATGAAAGTATTGGGATATGAAGTAAGCAATAgtggtgaagggggggggggttaggggatGGAGAGGGTAGGTTGAAAAGACTTGCATAATATGTCCAGAATTTGATACTTTTAAATCAATTCATGAATAATCAACAAACAATGTTGCGGTTACTTTCTTTCAAGTCTGAACGGTTGTTATTTAACTTTGTTATTTAAACCAAGTCAACCAAATTCCTTCAAAAATTTATCTATGCACACAGTCCTGCAAATTAGTAcattttttactcttttttttttttttaaatatttgaattttcaatgaaaagaaaacttaacTTATTAAACAGGGATTTGACAAGTTCTGTTCAAAAGCTAACtgcaaattaaaatatattgtcaGCATTTATGATATTACAGGTTATCATGTAGGTATGGGTCGGGTttggaagggtgagggggggggggtagaatgataaataaatgacaATGTCAGCCACCACCAGAATTAATCACCCACCTTTTTGTTGATGAATCACACAATTCTGTTATTTCTACATGTTAACatagttttttttgttgttgtacaaCTCATATCACACAGACCACCTGTGGTTTGAGATCTTCGATTGAAGAATAACGTTCCATTAGTTGTAGGTCTTTCAATATTCGAATTGATCCTACTTTGTCTTTCACGGAAAGGGTTTGttgttatttgtaaattttgGTTCCGTCGTCGACTCATTTAAATAGTTCCGAGATAATCTAACGTCTCTGACAGCAATTAGTTCAAAGAATTTCATTATAAGAATTTCTGCCCTATCCTAATTACGGAAGGCTAATTTTTCGGTCCAGTTGGATATTCTTTTGTACAGGCAAAAaaccatttatttattatttgttctTCATAAAGTCTTCTGAAAGAGGCAATAAATGTTACAAGATATTCAATCCATTTTTTTGtcctttcttttttatattttctactttttctGGCAGTTGACACCTCTAAACAGGTGATTTATCCCCACTTTCTTATTCCTTGTTAAAGATACTTGAAATCTTATTGAAAACCGATCTTACATCTCGACTTCCAAAAGGCATAGAAAATTTACAAGCTGGAGCGCAACCACCAAGTTTGTACTGGGCTAGGGGGCCGGGGAGATAAGATGTTATGTCGCCTAAGGAAGGGAACTAAGAGGATGCACCCTCCCATTTGAAAAAGTTATGTATTATGTGCTGGCGTGCAAACTGGTGCTATATTTGAAACTTTGGGAGACTTCAACTGTTTAGGATGTACCGCACAaacatgatatgtatatatctactgTATGCTAGGATTTTGCTTGTAATGGTCTggcagtgggggaggggggcctaATTGTTATTTGGGGGGGCAGGTAGACCACCCCCTGAAGTATACATGGTTGTGCCCCTGTAGGAGTATGTAGAAAAAAACTGTGACAATAATAACCCAAGAGGACCCTGTTTATTCCATCCAATGCACTTGACATTATAGAATTGACTCTAAAATT harbors:
- the LOC139968606 gene encoding uncharacterized protein, which gives rise to MADRRTTLLQCSLRIRRRRKWKTRWCSLTKLSPVSDQVILRFYKNKDAVELGKEIGREQISISAQNFCGISLAYRYSKNPYVLTVICLDFVILLSFESHDQLLNWYHKIQNTLPSATAFQTPVIVPNQPSKIHPGRALLHFYDNHFALTPEIPKELIKSWSLSTLQKYTSVGDSIFFSSTTSKGEKSFVLVTKDTTVADNLKNHFDLATSVQPPRERLSYIANPGFQQIQPSNSGVSSSNNGPGGHGNHGSQNGGNFVHKRNQDEYGVQEPLHNVNGDICRANSCSEHGSQKSFGSRRQFEELRARTNSHDSSSEPSVFDPLLKPLSSSKEQQNCIPMHGLPSSSLPSGAAAVAANGHGDFGFWKPSYSHQEETMFLYECTSGSPAPVREQNYEVMNLFDHIRHQHHHDHAAASQSCQRAGCSECGDRGASVVVHQGHGEDFSNEETRYMNLFTRRADGHIPPSVPLSPLFIPKHSEARDNGSPTLSHNSYSFLPNKQIVNLNGTELPSPAVVISATALVPVPFDHESLVKPSGPIAMLKSPNSPNKSSEGSSAATDKVETKETKEARSVASGASNVETGSKTTTSHHRQRQNSFPAENSLRMPRKYSMPPVSGNLLADTRQNSYDLQAQPPELPPRIPPREPFLPSPPPYGIRQRCYTDSVYAVKGARASGAESDCGYLMMKPAYEEKLQTVPMRSRSVASSPVDVAIPTSPLGVASRVYNNRYLGVWDRRNVSPSLTRSYSGKVDPNFRLLKRSATVATNLTRQGRDLSVSTRRGSMPSPGGSRINPKRSFSTVTSHVPRPRTSRDYATINPESIALKAQGSSSRRCSQENILSCEHSFNFSDTSGSGADVTYSSSSLSDLSSQASNSRASSFGSQSGVGLLYQRGCPTSKDCKDDIINDVNGNR